gaaggtactcTGGACCCTGGACTCTCTTTGTTTTTAGAGAAAACTACTAGCGCTGAGGTCACGCTCGGtactaaaaattgttcttgTAGTACAGTATCGACGGTCCAGTTACTTATTTCGAATCCATGCAAGCTTCGGTGTCTCTTATAagcatcattttgtttttttctttagtaTGTTTATTTCTTCCCGTTGGAAAGTTTTACGAGTGTTTCATTTTCAGTAATTCATCAAGTTTAAGtaacgtttggaaaaaaattattagcgaagtaagtagcttacaatgtgtactttcagaATATACTTTCATCCTTGATTTCACTTCAacttattttcataatttttttcatttttcatcaactgaGTCGATTTTCTGAATGGGTAACAATATGGACCATTCGATGTTTTTTAGCTAagtttgattcaatattttttagaatgtcgagtaaagtgttattaacaaagaagataAGTCCAAAGTGTCAAAATGGGACCatgatttctttatttttcgtAAACTTAACCAATTTCTTGCATGAGTTTAAATATGAGTcccaacattttttgtcatctaattttcattcaatggtttttagaataccgagaaagGTGTTAATAACAAAGAAGACCAGttcaaagcatcgaaaaacatctttaaataaattatttgtacaattttctgaaatttttggatattttttgaggTGGTCCATATTTGCACCACTTCATGTcacttttcgaaatttcaaatttctcgtgagttttcaacaaaaaaaaaattgaaaaattacacaatatactagagtcttcggcctttcgaatggtatatttgaaaaaaaaatttaataattttttctaccctttaaagacaaaaagctagagggggtccatatttgtaccttctacTCTACTACAAATCATTAATCGatcgtttttaaaattccagGTTCCAATTTTGGTTTGTCATTGTCGAGAATTGGAAATGGCTGAAAAGATGTCTAACGTGCACGACATATTTCATCCGAGTCCAGTATCTCTGAAAGAACTAGCAGCGATTGCTGTTAGCCTCGAAGCATGGCGCCGTGAAATGAACGAATGTCGTCAGAAGCGTGGTACAATGACCGGTTTTTTTCCAACTGCTGAACGTGTCTCGTTGAAATCTCGACTGCCAGATTTACCTTCTGTGATTTtaactttgatcaaaaaatatctCACAGTATTTGGATATTCGATGGAACGTTGGCTCGTCGACCATTATAAAAGAGTTCATTTTTGCTTCAAACATCAAAACACTGTTTTGAGTTACTTCGATGATTTTGTATGCGATCAGTTTGGAAAGATTGATTACGTGAGGACAGCCAAACGTATGATACGTTGCGATCAATTTTCTGTTGATGAAAAGTTCAGCATCGCCTGCgcgtattttttcgaagacgatatcGAACGACTTTGGCAATCGGGATCGAGAGATAATATGGGCACCAATGTGAGAAATCTTCGGATATTCGCGTATAGAGGACGGGACGCCGGACGTAGGAAGGCGTATCGTATTAATTTTCACGAACACCCGCACTTGTATTACTGGGTTTGCCGTCTCACAAAACAATTAAAGAAGATTCCAACCCAGGAGAATAATACCATCGACGATGAAATGTTCGATCGACGTATTCCTCGTGTCGGGCCTTCGATGACGTATTTTTGGGATCGTATACCGATGGAAAATCGAACGAGAAAAGCCATTAGTGTGGCAAATAGTTGCGCGGAATCTGTGGCTAGgttcattttaccaaaactggACGATCAACAGCTCAGTGAATTTGTAGACGAGGAAGGCGTTAATTTGATGCATAATTTATGGAGAAACGTCGCTTATTACGGTGAAAACCTTTTTCTGACAACTTGGTTGTACATTGGAAACTTGATGAATGTAACCAATTTTGCAAATCTCGTTGTGAAAATGACGGAAACTGCATTCCACGCACCCGTCTATAGTAATTATTTGTTTCGAGAGATATGGGACAGTACCCGGTCTGATTTAAAACAGTCAGTGATGAGAAATATTTCACGGGAAATGTTGGAACCTGTGGGTTTCAAAAGTCATGAATGTTCACTTGACTTCGACATGGAGTCCCTATCGATTATTGCGCAGTGGACGTCTTCCGAAGATAGAATCGCGTTCTTGAGGGACTGCTGCCATCTTTTAATTGCGATCATTCCTCTCGAAGGTTTGCAACGATTTATGAAATCGTTCTTTGAAAACGAAGATGAACTTACTCAATTCAAGCAAAACGTCATGATTGAGAACGATCTTGTTTTAGACCACTGTGTTTCGCTTTTGTGGCGTTCTAGTTTCGAAAAGGTGAACAAATTCGTGAGTTTTTGCTGTGCCGATTCGCAAGCAgcgagaattttcaaacagcgATTACTACAGTCGGCTTTTCCTGTCGAAAATGTCGATATTGACGAAGATTGGGCATATTTTACATTATCTTACAGTATCGTTGGTAAACCTAAAGAACTTAATCAGTTCATCGATGAGGCTTACAACGACATTGATTTATCcgccaacttcaaaaatcaattcgtgtCGTCGTCGTATAATCAACTACAGTTATGCAAGCTTGCCTGCTCGGGAAGTATTTCTTTAGAAGAGCTTATCAAGTTTATTGACACATTTGTTCCAACGGACCAAGTATCGCAGTTCAAGTTGCATATGGTTGACGTTCTGAAAAAAGATTATAGTAGAAATGCTGATTCATATTCAACGCCCTGGATATCATCTAATTCATCTCGTAGTGTTTATGAAGTTATGGAAGCACTTCTTCCGTTACTCGATACTGATAAAAGGAAGCTCCGAATGAAGTAGACTCGAAGAATGAAAACACGTCGTGGAATATTTTCTGAATTCACTCTGAAAACCCGGTGATATCTTTACtttatttgaatttataatAATTGACAAGTAATAAATTAAgatgaattttcatgaaatactgcagtaaatttttttgggaaaattgcttccatttttcaattacctacttgcATTGAAATCGAACAATCGtcgagtattaattttttttgtatgaaacaattttgtgtttgtttcagagattttcatcaattttatattgtttttttttattgcgatGTTTGtgctctgaaaattttttcagtgctACGAGCtttacagtttttttaaaatttttatagtgTTTGCAATTTGTTTAGATTGTTCTGAGTAAtttatttgatatttatttcattGTATTCGGACGATTTGTAAAACTTCCAATAATATTATTTGTTTCATCTCTTGGTTTGTTCATTTCGAAAAGGGTTCCATTCAATTTTCAGCTGTATTATCCACCATAGATCTAATGGAAAATTacttaaccctttggaggttctctaggttttcgggttagaaaattgaagtgccttaatgagtgtgatagggtacctcgcccaattggccaaaccacaaaaaagtcgagcttttgatgaaaagttttataggaaaatgaaagtttccaaaaaacacaagtgtgacatttcctaaaaaaaattgaatgtatgcagaattttttttgaaaaaatgaaccaaaaacatgtgtcaaaaacattgaacaaaagcactctttcaaaaaatgaaataaaaattgaattggaaaaaaataaaaaaacaaggttgaaaaaaagtcatctggcagttcacaaattcagggagaatcaaatcttgttggcaaaaatgcctttgtttaaagcatgaagagaagaaaaatctatgtcgctaagagaggattttttatcaagtcataaaatcttttcggaaatcgagccgaaatatgggacaaaatttagcgaaattgcgagctttctggcaggaggtaactaattataaaaacattttcgcctttattcacgagatgtagcatagaattttctttcattttgggaaaaaatgagtattttatcacttattggagtataggaatatgaagatgaagatgaagagaaatagtgaacaaaaacacaaatccacagcgtaaacgaaatgaaagactgaactcgtagatgaatttggatttttatttactatttttactatttctcttcatcttcatcttcatattcctatactccaataagtgataaaacactcattttttcccaaaatgaaagaaaattctatgctacatctcgtgaataaaggcgaaaatgtttttataattagttacctcctgccagaaagctcgcaatttcgctaaattttgtcccatatttcggctcgatttccgaaaagattttatgacttgataaaaaatcctctcttagcgacatagatttttcttctcttcatgctttaaacaaaggcatttttgccaacaagatttgattctcgctgaattagtgaactgccagatgactttttttcaaccttgtttttttatttttttccaattcaatttttatttcattttttgaaagagtgcttttgttcaatgtttttgacacatgtttttggttcattttttcaaaaaaaattctgcatacattcaatttttttttaggaaatgtcacatttgtgttttttggaaactttcattttcctataaaacttttcatcaaaagctcgacttttttgtggtttggccaattgggcgaggtaccctatcacactcattaaggcacttcaattttctaacccgaaaacctagagaacctccaaagggttaatacctacttacttattttttttcaaacaaatgtttaaaaattcaaactatttGTATTatacattttgaagaaaaaaaatccaataatgcATAAACGAGTACAATAATGTGAGAAAGGATacttttttaattcattttcagaaatacctACGAGTAGCCAAAacaatctcacttttttttcaaaatttctacgtttattactgaaaattgaggccactagaatcaaaagtgtacttctccatttttgaactttttgagaaaaacgcaaaaaacctccCTAGCATTCATGGTAACATAAAATACCGAGGTAATACgtctaatatttttgtactaACATGCTGATAGTGACCCGcatgtttgttttaccctacACGTTGCCATAAGAGTTCCTGAGCCGCTTCAAGTTTGGAGAAGTGCAGTTTTGTCTCCAACCTTACACTTAATATATCTTTGTAGcgcatttcatcaaaaatttttttagcaatacaGTGCTAAATGTTCAGGAAATCTTGTAAAGTTTAAGCGATTGAaataatactgcatttttaGACCATTCATTTGTaaactgaaataattttccttttttttcaaagtaaaaaaaaataatttttattaataaaaatgaaaggtgttttttgcgggaagggtcctcacttgatgaatttattcaatttcaagcctaatttcaaggcataacactaGTCCTTCATTCAATTTCCGCCAGGTTGGTTTCAAAACTGcacttctccattaaaaaagtgcagttttgattccaacacctaactttacacgctgttttaccatacttcctggcacaaaattcaaattttgacattttcatcggaTGCGGCACATGTTGTAGTATTCCAAACCATACttaactcattttcgaaaaaaagtggagaagtgcacttttgattctagtggcctcaattGTCGCTTTCATGGGAAGAAGTCTCCTATTTTCAACAAAGCTTGAGAATATgtaagatatatttttttgtcgacAGTTTTCAAGGAGTCCCattattgctaaaattgtcaatttttctcacttcttccaaaatcgattgaaaattctCGTTCTATCgcatgaaatttagaaaaagttgtactcttttccaaaaattgtccagaagtattattcttttcaaaaacttccaaaagtctcgggtttttgccaaaaattataaaaaatctgtgtactttttgtcaaaaaattgcccaaaaatttagctttttagaaattgagaagtctcgttttttttctgtttacctaaatgccaaaaatgaccaagaagtgtttttttttaaccaacaaaaaaatgcaaaaaagtctcactttttgacaaaattgcggAAAAGCAGTACATAAATTGTTGCCAAAAAGCTTTGCTTTGGTTTAAATAAACTTGCATAAaatcggtgtttttttttcaaatctcttttttttccaaattttttgacagaaattgaaaaaaagcaagtaCAATGGCACATATAGATACATATAAGTTGTATCTATATTTCGTTCCCAATTTGTctgaaaatcttgctttttgccaaatttttcaaagtcttctTTCTAAGTCTAAAACAATTCAATAATTCAGAAAGTTcccaaaaattcctaattttatataaaatggctaaaatattttggtttttttttggcaaaaaatttagtttcaagaatttttatttttttttttcaagttgctcAAAACCCCTTTCTCTCTCTTAAATTatcaaagtcttactttttcgtaaaaattgcattttttttgcccaaaatcgCAAGAATTATCATCGagcttctaaaattttttgctgttttgctaaaaaattttgtaataatctcattttttttaaattagaggAGTTCTtacttctgttttttttattattttttttctacaaagattaaaatgttttgctcaagtttttgccttttttttttttttggccacttCTTCGAGctgttttggttttcaaaatcatttctttgtggggaggggggggggagaggagagATGagcacgaaaaaatgaaaaaatgacgtGCAAGTCCTTAAAATTTACAGGgatcgattttttcacttttttttttgtaaaatggaaaattttgtaagTATTGGAACCTGGAATTTTAATAACGATTGATTAATGAATAGTAGAGGAGAAgatacaaatatggaccccctctggCTTTTTgtctttaaagggtagaaaaaattatcaattttttttttctgaatataccattcgaaagtccaaagactctagtaagtatattatgtgattttttttttttttttttttgttgaaaactcacgagAAATTTGAAAGATTGAAAAGTGACATGAAGTGGTGCAAATATGGACCAcctcaaaaaatgtccaaaaattgcagaaaattgtacaataataattcatttaaaaatgtttttcgatgctttagacttgtcttctttgttaataacacctTTCTCGACATGAATCAGaattagtttaaaaaaattcaagggtcCATATTTTATACTCATGctatttttgatcgatttttttttttttgatgattagACAACTTAATTTACCTGCGAATTGGAAAAACATTCAGTTGACTCGAATGTTCGTACCTACTACGTATgtatagaggagaaggtactcTGGACCCTGGACTCTCTTTGTTTTTAGAGAAAACTACTAGCGCTGAGGTCATGCTTAGtactaaaaattgttcttgTAGTACCAGAAACGTCACATCCTGCGACACTAGCGCGATCTATCTTCAAATCAGGTGGCGTTTTGTTTCCTCGTTTTACTTTCTTCTTTGTATCGCGTCTCGCGTCACTTCTGTGTCATTATTACATAGGTATTACGTGTCCTTTCCTTAATAAGTCCTggcatttttcattgtttgtcAGTTTGTATGTTGTTTGCTGGTTTCCTTTTtcgtttgttgtgttcgaatactttaaaatatttcattcgaaattttgtttgttcGATTGTGTATTGTATTAAAGAGTGAAAGTTATTCGATAACTTATGAAAATGTGTGACAAAGCAACCCCAAGTCACCCACGTGCgtataatgatatttttttcgcgcCGATATCGTTGAGAAAACTATCAGCGAATGCTGTCAGTCTCGAAATATGGCGTCGTGAAATAAACCAGTACCGCCAGAATAGCGAATTGGAAACATTCGATCCTTACCAGCTCCGCAAATCTCTTGACTGGATACATCCTTTACTACCTGATGTATCTCCCACGATGTATGGTATGATCGAAGAACCTGTCAAAAGATTTGGAGGATCAATGCATAAATGGCTCTCAGCCCATTATGAAGATGGATTGCGATTTCACTACGGTCATAAGAACCTCGTTTTGCAAGACTTCGATAATTTTGTATGCGATTATAACGGTGAAATTGATTTCATCAAAACAGCCGAGCGTATAGTCAACTGCGAACGATTCAATACCCTGACAAAGTTTGTCATcgcttgtatgtattttttcgaGGACCACGTCGAACGAATTTGGCCtgttatatcgaaaaatatgacATTCGAAGGAATTACTTTCGACATATGCCCGCAATTATTTTATTGGATTTGTCGTCTGGAAAACAAAATGGGTTTGATTCCAGTCTACGAAGATAGAACTACAGATGAAATTATGTTCGGCTCCATTACCAGACTAGGTTATAATAGAACACCGATGGAATACTTCTGGAATCGTATACCTCTGGAAAAACGAACCTATTTGGCCAAAGTGCTTCTCGTCTGGCATTTTGAATCTTTTGTTAGATTCGTTTTACCTAAAATACGCAATGAACCGgccgaagaagaagaagttGTCTACCATAGACGAAGACCTAATCGACGTGGTCAGTCTCAGTACACCACCAGGCGTATACGAAAACCGGCCAATAATCTGCTCGATGAATTTATCCTTAGAAATCACAAACAGATTATGCGGTTGTTGGAATGT
This region of Planococcus citri chromosome 5, ihPlaCitr1.1, whole genome shotgun sequence genomic DNA includes:
- the LOC135847295 gene encoding uncharacterized protein LOC135847295; amino-acid sequence: MAEKMSNVHDIFHPSPVSLKELAAIAVSLEAWRREMNECRQKRGTMTGFFPTAERVSLKSRLPDLPSVILTLIKKYLTVFGYSMERWLVDHYKRVHFCFKHQNTVLSYFDDFVCDQFGKIDYVRTAKRMIRCDQFSVDEKFSIACAYFFEDDIERLWQSGSRDNMGTNVRNLRIFAYRGRDAGRRKAYRINFHEHPHLYYWVCRLTKQLKKIPTQENNTIDDEMFDRRIPRVGPSMTYFWDRIPMENRTRKAISVANSCAESVARFILPKLDDQQLSEFVDEEGVNLMHNLWRNVAYYGENLFLTTWLYIGNLMNVTNFANLVVKMTETAFHAPVYSNYLFREIWDSTRSDLKQSVMRNISREMLEPVGFKSHECSLDFDMESLSIIAQWTSSEDRIAFLRDCCHLLIAIIPLEGLQRFMKSFFENEDELTQFKQNVMIENDLVLDHCVSLLWRSSFEKVNKFVSFCCADSQAARIFKQRLLQSAFPVENVDIDEDWAYFTLSYSIVGKPKELNQFIDEAYNDIDLSANFKNQFVSSSYNQLQLCKLACSGSISLEELIKFIDTFVPTDQVSQFKLHMVDVLKKDYSRNADSYSTPWISSNSSRSVYEVMEALLPLLDTDKRKLRMK